Proteins co-encoded in one Astyanax mexicanus isolate ESR-SI-001 chromosome 1, AstMex3_surface, whole genome shotgun sequence genomic window:
- the LOC111192921 gene encoding scavenger receptor cysteine-rich type 1 protein M130-like isoform X7 encodes MERHFHVEAVTHICLNSALCSQFLGVRVVGGSHCSGRVEVLHGESWVTVCDADFNQQDAEVVCRELGCGSLVEVLGAAAFGRGEGPVWSEKLQCRGTESQIHFCPKSSSLKHNCSHDNDVGLVCADSVRLADGGSRCAGRAEVFHRGQWGTICGAGANFIAGFVMCKELGCGEPFRTDAAVPGSAPIWMSHVKCTGSESTLKHCGSLGYGEHSCNPNMDIELTCSDHRTSRLADGPHVCSGRVEVLHGESWVTVCDADFDQQGAEVVCRELGCGSPVEVLGAAAFGRGESPVWSEELQCRGNESQIHFCPKSSSLKHNCSHDDDVGLVCSESVRLVDGGSRCAGRVEVLHKGQWGTVCDDNWDMIDAAVVCRELGCGEAVDALSGAYFGSGSGPIWMDNVECRESESILKNCKSAGWGKHNCNHPKDAGVICSRVRLVGGSHCSGRVEVLHGESWVTVCDSDFNQQGAEVVCRELGCGSPVEVLGAAAFGRVEGQVWSEELQCRGNESQIHFCPKSSSLKHNCSHDNDVGLACSGHTQARLMNGSDSCSGRVELQYLSSSLASHEGGVRLSGGMECEGEVEVFFRQDWRRVLLDSWSESEASVVCRQLGCGSVLNTSSSSSSSPEHSLCVTGFNCSGSEAHLRNCSSSQAVNCSSTVQLYITCSGTSNTVHSSIRLVGSGGDCAGRLEVFHSGSWGTVSDELWDIEDAQVVCRQLQCGVALSAPVPVPARFGSGTGPIWLNEVECEGNEASLWNCRYQLCGEDECGHKDDVGVVCSENGNTLDLTNWLCDSSPHERPCSKHIPLRLRGGVGSCSGWLQVYHNKTWGSVCADLWDIRDAQVVCRQLGCGPALSANRRAADGSGGGTIWMNRVKCRGNEIHLWDCPHSLKNHTDGSHSAGVTCGDSQPQTRRIIIPQTPPPAVPSIYPVSLLVLGSVLFLALVLLVVLFYQNRVLRRVISKRRKTSAEPVYEEIDTRLIPKRITVSTESKADNEEMQLSNVIFAGQTPDSAAEEEPDNYDDVIVEQNSNIVMENMLEIYDDVMEVTAGHIAAVKVPPTSLHWTGYIFLESSWSDLQT; translated from the exons ATGGAAAGACATTTTCATGTTGAAGCAGTGACTCACATATGTTTAAATTCAGCTTTATGTTCACAATTTTTAGGAGTCCGGGTGGTTGGTGGTTCTCActgttctgggagagtggaggttcttcatggagagagctgggtcacagtgtgtgatgctgactttaaccagcaggatgcagaggttgtgtgtcgagagctgggctgtggttctcttgtggaggttctgggagcagctgcttttggtagaggggagggtccggtgtggtcagagaagcttcagtgtagaggaactgaatctcagattcacttctgtccaaaatcatcttcactcaaacacaactgctcccatgataatgatgtgggactggtgtgtgcag acagtgtgaggttggcggatggtggcagtcgctgtgctggaagagcagaggtttttcacagaggacagtggggaacaatttgtggtgctggtgcaaatttcatagcgggttttgtcatgtgtaaagagttgggctgtggagagccgtttaggactgatgcagctgttccaggatctgcaccgatctggatgagtcatgtgaagtgtactggatcagagtctacactgaaacactgtggatCATTAGGGTATGGTGAACACAGCTGTAATCCTAATATGGATAttgagcttacctgttcag atcacaggaCATCCAGACTTGCTGATGGTCCTCATgtttgctctgggagagtggag gttcttcatggagagagctgggtcacagtgtgtgatgctgactttgaccagcagggtgcagaggttgtgtgtcgagagctgggctgtggttctcctgtggaggttctgggagcagctgcttttggtagaggggagagtccggtgtggtcagaggagcttcagtgtagaggaaacgaatctcagattcacttctgtccaaaatcatcttcactcaaacacaactgctcccatgatgatgatgtgggactggtgtgttctg aaagtgtgaggttggtggatggtgggagtcgctgtgctgggagagtggaggttcttcataaaggacagtggggaacagtgtgtgatgataaCTGGGATATgatagatgctgcagtggtgtgtagagagctgggctgtggagaagctgtagatgcACTTAGTGGTGCttactttggatcaggatcaggacctaTCTGGATGGATAATGTGGAGTGTAGAGAATCAGAATCCATACTAAAGAACTGTAaatcagcaggatggggtaaacataactgtaatcatcctaaagatgctggagtcatctgttcaa GAGTCAGGCTGGTTGGAGGTTCtcactgctctgggagagtggaggttcttcatggagagagctgggtcacagtgtgtgattctgactttaaccagcagggtgcagaggttgtgtgtcgagagctgggctgtggttctcctgtggaggttctgggagcagctgcttttggtagagtggagggtcaggtgtggtcagaggagcttcagtgtagaggcaacgaatctcagattcacttctgtccaaaatcatcttcactcaaacacaactgctcccatgataatgatgtgggactggcatgttctg gtcacactcaggctcggctgatgaacggctcagattcctgttctggtcgagtggagctccagtacctca gttcttctctggcgtctcatgagggaggagtgcggttgtctggagggatggagtgtgagggggaggtggaggtgttcttcaggcaggactggaggagagttctgctggactcctggagtgagtctgaggcctctgtggtctgcagacagctgggctgtggttctgtactcaacacctccagctcctcttcatccagtcctgaacacagcttgtgtgtgacgggtttcaactgctctgggagtgaagctcatctgaggaactgcagcagctcacaagcagttaactgcagctccacagtacagctctacatcacctgctctg gtacatctaacacagtccacagctccatcaggctggttggttctgggggagactgtgcaggaaggctggaggttttccacagtggatcatgggggacagtgagtgatgaattgtgggatattgaggatgcgcaggtggtctgcagacagctgcagtgtggagtcgccctcagtgctccagtaccggtaccagcccggtttggatctggaactggacccatttggctgaatgaggtggagtgtgaggggaacgaggcgtctctgtggaactgcagatatcagctgtgtggagaggatgaatgtggacacaaggatgatgtaggagtcgtgtgctcag agaatggaaatacactagatttgacaaattggctgtgtgattcatctcctcatgagagaccgtgctcaa agcacattcctctgaggctgaggggaggagtaggaagctgttctggatggctgcaggtgtatcataataaaacatgggggtctgtatgtgctgatctgtgggacatcagggatgctcaggtggtctgcaggcagctgggttgtgggccggcgctgagtgctaatagaagagctgctgatggttctggtggaggaactatctggatgaacagagtgaagtgtagagggaatgagattcacctgtgggactgtcctcattccctgaagaaccacactgacggctcccacagtgctggagtcacttgtggag attctcaaccacagacaagaagaatcataattccacaaactcctccaccagctgttccctccatctatccagtgtctctcctggttctgggatctgtgctcttcctggccttagtgcttctggttgtgctgttttatcagaacagagtgctcaggagag tgatctctaagaggaggaagacttcagctgagcctgtctatgaggagattgacaccaggctcatccctaaaagaattactgtctcaactgaaa
- the LOC111192921 gene encoding deleted in malignant brain tumors 1 protein-like isoform X13, with amino-acid sequence MERHFHVEAVTHICLNSALCSQFLGVRVVGGSHCSGRVEVLHGESWVTVCDADFNQQDAEVVCRELGCGSLVEVLGAAAFGRGEGPVWSEKLQCRGTESQIHFCPKSSSLKHNCSHDNDVGLVCADSVRLADGGSRCAGRAEVFHRGQWGTICGAGANFIAGFVMCKELGCGEPFRTDAAVPGSAPIWMSHVKCTGSESTLKHCGSLGYGEHSCNPNMDIELTCSDHRTSRLADGPHVCSGRVEVLHGESWVTVCDADFDQQGAEVVCRELGCGSPVEVLGAAAFGRGESPVWSEELQCRGNESQIHFCPKSSSLKHNCSHDDDVGLVCSESVRLVDGGSRCAGRVEVLHKGQWGTVCDDNWDMIDAAVVCRELGCGEAVDALSGAYFGSGSGPIWMDNVECRESESILKNCKSAGWGKHNCNHPKDAGVICSRVRLVGGSHCSGRVEVLHGESWVTVCDSDFNQQGAEVVCRELGCGSPVEVLGAAAFGRVEGQVWSEELQCRGNESQIHFCPKSSSLKHNCSHDNDVGLACSGHTQARLMNGSDSCSGRVELQYLSEWGTVCDVSWDMRAASVLCAQLKCGSSVAVLGSDWFGEVSGRIWADVFDCQGNETHLLKCPISSWSRTACSHKQYAGVICSGSSLASHEGGVRLSGGMECEGEVEVFFRQDWRRVLLDSWSESEASVVCRQLGCGSVLNTSSSSSSSPEHSLCVTGFNCSGSEAHLRNCSSSQAVNCSSTVQLYITCSGTSNTVHSSIRLVGSGGDCAGRLEVFHSGSWGTVSDELWDIEDAQVVCRQLQCGVALSAPVPVPARFGSGTGPIWLNEVECEGNEASLWNCRYQLCGEDECGHKDDVGVVCSEYKEIRLTEGCEGNLEVYFNGTWGNVCVNGMTDETAKLICRELNCGRTGSESWSKARVESAPNWLDNVKCRKHDSTLWHCPSSSWGENRCDNRNEVACFTCSGRQI; translated from the exons ATGGAAAGACATTTTCATGTTGAAGCAGTGACTCACATATGTTTAAATTCAGCTTTATGTTCACAATTTTTAGGAGTCCGGGTGGTTGGTGGTTCTCActgttctgggagagtggaggttcttcatggagagagctgggtcacagtgtgtgatgctgactttaaccagcaggatgcagaggttgtgtgtcgagagctgggctgtggttctcttgtggaggttctgggagcagctgcttttggtagaggggagggtccggtgtggtcagagaagcttcagtgtagaggaactgaatctcagattcacttctgtccaaaatcatcttcactcaaacacaactgctcccatgataatgatgtgggactggtgtgtgcag acagtgtgaggttggcggatggtggcagtcgctgtgctggaagagcagaggtttttcacagaggacagtggggaacaatttgtggtgctggtgcaaatttcatagcgggttttgtcatgtgtaaagagttgggctgtggagagccgtttaggactgatgcagctgttccaggatctgcaccgatctggatgagtcatgtgaagtgtactggatcagagtctacactgaaacactgtggatCATTAGGGTATGGTGAACACAGCTGTAATCCTAATATGGATAttgagcttacctgttcag atcacaggaCATCCAGACTTGCTGATGGTCCTCATgtttgctctgggagagtggag gttcttcatggagagagctgggtcacagtgtgtgatgctgactttgaccagcagggtgcagaggttgtgtgtcgagagctgggctgtggttctcctgtggaggttctgggagcagctgcttttggtagaggggagagtccggtgtggtcagaggagcttcagtgtagaggaaacgaatctcagattcacttctgtccaaaatcatcttcactcaaacacaactgctcccatgatgatgatgtgggactggtgtgttctg aaagtgtgaggttggtggatggtgggagtcgctgtgctgggagagtggaggttcttcataaaggacagtggggaacagtgtgtgatgataaCTGGGATATgatagatgctgcagtggtgtgtagagagctgggctgtggagaagctgtagatgcACTTAGTGGTGCttactttggatcaggatcaggacctaTCTGGATGGATAATGTGGAGTGTAGAGAATCAGAATCCATACTAAAGAACTGTAaatcagcaggatggggtaaacataactgtaatcatcctaaagatgctggagtcatctgttcaa GAGTCAGGCTGGTTGGAGGTTCtcactgctctgggagagtggaggttcttcatggagagagctgggtcacagtgtgtgattctgactttaaccagcagggtgcagaggttgtgtgtcgagagctgggctgtggttctcctgtggaggttctgggagcagctgcttttggtagagtggagggtcaggtgtggtcagaggagcttcagtgtagaggcaacgaatctcagattcacttctgtccaaaatcatcttcactcaaacacaactgctcccatgataatgatgtgggactggcatgttctg gtcacactcaggctcggctgatgaacggctcagattcctgttctggtcgagtggagctccagtacctcagtgagtggggtacagtgtgtgatgtaagctgggatatgagagctgccagtgtcctctgtgctcagctgaagtgtgggagttctgtggctgtgttggggtcagactggtttggggaggtcagtggccggatctgggctgatgtgtttgattgtcagggaaacgaaacacacctgttaaagtgtcccatttcatcatggagtcgaactgcatgctctcataaacagtatgctggagttatctgtagtg gttcttctctggcgtctcatgagggaggagtgcggttgtctggagggatggagtgtgagggggaggtggaggtgttcttcaggcaggactggaggagagttctgctggactcctggagtgagtctgaggcctctgtggtctgcagacagctgggctgtggttctgtactcaacacctccagctcctcttcatccagtcctgaacacagcttgtgtgtgacgggtttcaactgctctgggagtgaagctcatctgaggaactgcagcagctcacaagcagttaactgcagctccacagtacagctctacatcacctgctctg gtacatctaacacagtccacagctccatcaggctggttggttctgggggagactgtgcaggaaggctggaggttttccacagtggatcatgggggacagtgagtgatgaattgtgggatattgaggatgcgcaggtggtctgcagacagctgcagtgtggagtcgccctcagtgctccagtaccggtaccagcccggtttggatctggaactggacccatttggctgaatgaggtggagtgtgaggggaacgaggcgtctctgtggaactgcagatatcagctgtgtggagaggatgaatgtggacacaaggatgatgtaggagtcgtgtgctcag agtataaagagatcagactgactgagggctgtgaggggaatctggaggtgtactttaatggaacctgggggaatgtgtgtgtaaatgggatgactgatgaaacggcaaaattgatctgtcgagagctgaactgtggaagaactggcagtgagtcttggtctaaagcaagagtggaatcagctcctaactggctggataatgtaaaatgtaggaaacatgactccactctgtggcactgtccatcttcttcctggggggagaacaggtgtgataatcgcaatgaggttgcttgctttacctgctcaggtaggcagatatga
- the LOC111192921 gene encoding scavenger receptor cysteine-rich type 1 protein M130-like isoform X9: MERHFHVEAVTHICLNSALCSQFLGVRVVGGSHCSGRVEVLHGESWVTVCDADFNQQDAEVVCRELGCGSLVEVLGAAAFGRGEGPVWSEKLQCRGTESQIHFCPKSSSLKHNCSHDNDVGLVCADSVRLADGGSRCAGRAEVFHRGQWGTICGAGANFIAGFVMCKELGCGEPFRTDAAVPGSAPIWMSHVKCTGSESTLKHCGSLGYGEHSCNPNMDIELTCSDHRTSRLADGPHVCSGRVEVLHGESWVTVCDADFDQQGAEVVCRELGCGSPVEVLGAAAFGRGESPVWSEELQCRGNESQIHFCPKSSSLKHNCSHDDDVGLVCSESVRLVDGGSRCAGRVEVLHKGQWGTVCDDNWDMIDAAVVCRELGCGEAVDALSGAYFGSGSGPIWMDNVECRESESILKNCKSAGWGKHNCNHPKDAGVICSRVRLVGGSHCSGRVEVLHGESWVTVCDSDFNQQGAEVVCRELGCGSPVEVLGAAAFGRVEGQVWSEELQCRGNESQIHFCPKSSSLKHNCSHDNDVGLACSGSSLASHEGGVRLSGGMECEGEVEVFFRQDWRRVLLDSWSESEASVVCRQLGCGSVLNTSSSSSSSPEHSLCVTGFNCSGSEAHLRNCSSSQAVNCSSTVQLYITCSGTSNTVHSSIRLVGSGGDCAGRLEVFHSGSWGTVSDELWDIEDAQVVCRQLQCGVALSAPVPVPARFGSGTGPIWLNEVECEGNEASLWNCRYQLCGEDECGHKDDVGVVCSENGNTLDLTNWLCDSSPHERPCSKHIPLRLRGGVGSCSGWLQVYHNKTWGSVCADLWDIRDAQVVCRQLGCGPALSANRRAADGSGGGTIWMNRVKCRGNEIHLWDCPHSLKNHTDGSHSAGVTCGDSQPQTRRIIIPQTPPPAVPSIYPVSLLVLGSVLFLALVLLVVLFYQNRVLRRVISKRRKTSAEPVYEEIDTRLIPKRITVSTESKADNEEMQLSNVIFAGQTPDSAAEEEPDNYDDVIVEQNSNIVMENMLEIYDDVMEVTAGHIAAVKVPPTSLHWTGYIFLESSWSDLQT, from the exons ATGGAAAGACATTTTCATGTTGAAGCAGTGACTCACATATGTTTAAATTCAGCTTTATGTTCACAATTTTTAGGAGTCCGGGTGGTTGGTGGTTCTCActgttctgggagagtggaggttcttcatggagagagctgggtcacagtgtgtgatgctgactttaaccagcaggatgcagaggttgtgtgtcgagagctgggctgtggttctcttgtggaggttctgggagcagctgcttttggtagaggggagggtccggtgtggtcagagaagcttcagtgtagaggaactgaatctcagattcacttctgtccaaaatcatcttcactcaaacacaactgctcccatgataatgatgtgggactggtgtgtgcag acagtgtgaggttggcggatggtggcagtcgctgtgctggaagagcagaggtttttcacagaggacagtggggaacaatttgtggtgctggtgcaaatttcatagcgggttttgtcatgtgtaaagagttgggctgtggagagccgtttaggactgatgcagctgttccaggatctgcaccgatctggatgagtcatgtgaagtgtactggatcagagtctacactgaaacactgtggatCATTAGGGTATGGTGAACACAGCTGTAATCCTAATATGGATAttgagcttacctgttcag atcacaggaCATCCAGACTTGCTGATGGTCCTCATgtttgctctgggagagtggag gttcttcatggagagagctgggtcacagtgtgtgatgctgactttgaccagcagggtgcagaggttgtgtgtcgagagctgggctgtggttctcctgtggaggttctgggagcagctgcttttggtagaggggagagtccggtgtggtcagaggagcttcagtgtagaggaaacgaatctcagattcacttctgtccaaaatcatcttcactcaaacacaactgctcccatgatgatgatgtgggactggtgtgttctg aaagtgtgaggttggtggatggtgggagtcgctgtgctgggagagtggaggttcttcataaaggacagtggggaacagtgtgtgatgataaCTGGGATATgatagatgctgcagtggtgtgtagagagctgggctgtggagaagctgtagatgcACTTAGTGGTGCttactttggatcaggatcaggacctaTCTGGATGGATAATGTGGAGTGTAGAGAATCAGAATCCATACTAAAGAACTGTAaatcagcaggatggggtaaacataactgtaatcatcctaaagatgctggagtcatctgttcaa GAGTCAGGCTGGTTGGAGGTTCtcactgctctgggagagtggaggttcttcatggagagagctgggtcacagtgtgtgattctgactttaaccagcagggtgcagaggttgtgtgtcgagagctgggctgtggttctcctgtggaggttctgggagcagctgcttttggtagagtggagggtcaggtgtggtcagaggagcttcagtgtagaggcaacgaatctcagattcacttctgtccaaaatcatcttcactcaaacacaactgctcccatgataatgatgtgggactggcatgttctg gttcttctctggcgtctcatgagggaggagtgcggttgtctggagggatggagtgtgagggggaggtggaggtgttcttcaggcaggactggaggagagttctgctggactcctggagtgagtctgaggcctctgtggtctgcagacagctgggctgtggttctgtactcaacacctccagctcctcttcatccagtcctgaacacagcttgtgtgtgacgggtttcaactgctctgggagtgaagctcatctgaggaactgcagcagctcacaagcagttaactgcagctccacagtacagctctacatcacctgctctg gtacatctaacacagtccacagctccatcaggctggttggttctgggggagactgtgcaggaaggctggaggttttccacagtggatcatgggggacagtgagtgatgaattgtgggatattgaggatgcgcaggtggtctgcagacagctgcagtgtggagtcgccctcagtgctccagtaccggtaccagcccggtttggatctggaactggacccatttggctgaatgaggtggagtgtgaggggaacgaggcgtctctgtggaactgcagatatcagctgtgtggagaggatgaatgtggacacaaggatgatgtaggagtcgtgtgctcag agaatggaaatacactagatttgacaaattggctgtgtgattcatctcctcatgagagaccgtgctcaa agcacattcctctgaggctgaggggaggagtaggaagctgttctggatggctgcaggtgtatcataataaaacatgggggtctgtatgtgctgatctgtgggacatcagggatgctcaggtggtctgcaggcagctgggttgtgggccggcgctgagtgctaatagaagagctgctgatggttctggtggaggaactatctggatgaacagagtgaagtgtagagggaatgagattcacctgtgggactgtcctcattccctgaagaaccacactgacggctcccacagtgctggagtcacttgtggag attctcaaccacagacaagaagaatcataattccacaaactcctccaccagctgttccctccatctatccagtgtctctcctggttctgggatctgtgctcttcctggccttagtgcttctggttgtgctgttttatcagaacagagtgctcaggagag tgatctctaagaggaggaagacttcagctgagcctgtctatgaggagattgacaccaggctcatccctaaaagaattactgtctcaactgaaa